Below is a genomic region from Spirochaetota bacterium.
GCGGATAACGCAGCCGAGGCCATGCGCATCGTTCACCCCTACGGCATCGATGTGTCGAGCGGTGTCGAATCAATGCCGGGGGTGAAGGACCATGGGAAGATACAGGCACTGATCGCGGCGGTACGCGAGCGTGAGTGACGAAGGAAGAAAGAAGGGACGCAACGGCATAGCCCGCGGTTTCCGTGTATTGGTCATCCTCCTGAAACGGACGCGCACGCCGCACCGGCTCGCCCTCGGGTTCGCCATCGGACTTTTCTTTTCCATTCTGCCGCTGCCGATCATCGGCATGTTCATAGCCTTGGGGCTTGCACTCCTGTTCAGGCTCAATCTCGTATCGACCTATGCCGGTACGCTTGTCGTGAATTTCGCGACAGGACTCTTTTTTTATCTCCTCGATTATAAAGCAGGGACCATTCTATTCGGTACAAAATTCATTAAGCCGATGCCCTCCGCGGATATCGCCCGGTTCGTGGCGGATAACATACGCGAGATCGCTGTTGGCGGGATCTTTGTCGCATCTGTCTTTGGCATTATCAGCTATTTGCTTGTATACGGTATCGCACGACTATTCATGCGAAGAGGAAAACCCAGGGCTTGACAAATATTGTATTATGTATTATATTATACATGGTATAAAACAATACTAGGTACAATATGATATGCGACAAAGCCGAGACATTGAAAGCCAAGGGGTTGCCGGTAACCGTACAGCGTATCGCGATACTTGAGTACATGGACGGTAATCTCGATCATCCATCGGCGGATGATATCCATGCCGCTTTGCATGAAAAATACGCAAGCATTTCCCGGGCTACTATTTACAATAATCTGGTAACGCTCGTTTCATCAGGCCTTCTCCAGGAAATAGACATCGATCCTGAAAAGGCCCATTACGACAGCAATATAAGTACGCATCATCATTTCTACTGCACGGTGTGCAAGCATCTGTACGATGTGGCCATCGCCTGCCCCCAGCTTTCGCATCGGGACGTCGACGGCCACCGTATCGAGCAGGTCCAGGGCTATTTTCTCGGGACATGCAGGACATGCCTTGCGGCGGGAACGGGGGGAGGACACCATGCCTGAATTACCGGAACTGCAGATAATCATCAATCAGCTCAAAGAGGAACTGCAATACGCGTATATCGATTCCGTCGTCGCGCGCGATGCGTCGATCAGCGAGGATATCGGTCTTATCAGCGGCCAGAAGGTGATCGAGATAGTCCGTCATGACAAGGCGATATACTTCCAGCTTTCACGCGATGCGTTCATGCTGTCACTCGGTGAGAACGCGCAGCTCATGATGAGCACGGATAATGCGCGCATTGCGCATACGCGTGTCTTGTTCAGGACAACGCGGGGCGATCTGTACCTCGTCGATAAGAGCCGCATGAGCACGGTCACCGTGGTGAGCAAGGATGAGACCTATGTCCCCTTCGCCGGCGTCGATCCCCTGACGAAGCAGTTCAACTTCAAGATGCTTTACCGCAATCTGAAAGCGTCAAAGGCGAACATCGGCGATTTCCTGCGCAAGGAAAAGGTCGTCGCGGGTCTCGGGATACGCTACACCGGGAAGATACTTCGCGCATCACGGCTGCCCGCGCGTCACCCGGCCAACCGCATCCCGCGCTCGGCTGCGGAGAAGCTCTTTTGGAACATCAAGAACATACTGCGTGATGCGATAATCAAAAAAAGCCCGAAGGCCCTCGACATGCTCGATGAATTGGACGGGCTCTACGACATGGGTATTCCGGCGGAAAAAGCGCCTCACTGATACGCCGGGTACGCGGGATCAGCGGTCCAGTACGTCCGGCGCGGGAAGCTCGCGCGGCGCTGCCGGCGGGCTTCCCAGCTCTGCACGGCGGCCGCTCTCCGCGGTACGGAACGCGGATACCAGGTCCACGAATCGCGTGAAATTCCCGGCGATCTCATCGATGGCCTTTGAAAGTTCGGCGGTGCCCTGTTTGTTCTTCATGGCAATGGCGCGAAGCTGTTCCATCGATTCGGTTATCTCACGCGCCCCCGATGAATTCTCGGATATGGATGTTGCCACCTCGGTCGTAATGCGGTCGAGGAGCGTGACCTGCGATTCGACGACGTTGCCGCTCTGCATCTGTTCGTCGACGGAGGCCTTCACCTCGTCGGTTATCTGATTGAGGTTCTTCACCGTTTCGAGTATGTCGCGTCCGCCCGTCTCAAGTTCATTGTTCGCTGCGGTTATCTCGGCGATGATGTTCGCGGTGCTCCCCGATGCATCGAGTATGGTGGTGAGCGATGTGCCGCTCTCGACGGCGAGACCGACTATCTTCTCTATGCGCGTCGATATGTCCTTGACGATGACCGTTATCGACTGCGAATTCGCCGCGGTGTTCTCCGCGAGTTTCCGTATCTCGTCGGCGACCACCGCAAAACCCTTGCCGTGTTCGCCCGCGTGCGCCGCTTCAATGGCGGCGTTCATGGCAAGGAGATTCGTCTGTTCGGCAATGGACTGAATGACCGTTATGATCTCATTGATCTGGCTCGATGATTCCTCGACCTCGCGTATCGCATCCACAAGATCGTCGACGCGGTCGCCGCCCGTTTTCGCTTCCGAAAGGAGGCGCTTGGCGAACGTGTCCGCATTGCCCACGTTCTTGGCGACCGACAGTATGTTCGATGTCATCTGCTCGATGGCCGATGACGTCTCGGAAATGGCGACGGACTGCTTCTGCATGTTCTCGCTTATCTTGAGTATCGACTTCAGAAGTTCGTCAATGGCGATGTTCACGCTCGCGAAGGCGTTCTTCTGCTGTTCGGTCGTTGTCCCCACCTGGCCGATGGAGCGCATGATCTCCTCGACGCTCGATACCGAACGCTCGATGCTCTCTATCTCGGTGGCCGATATCTTCGCCGTTTCGAGCACGGTGGCATGCATGCGCGAGAGATCGGTATTGAGGTTCGCGGTGCCGCCCTTGATATTGTTCACGATATAGTTCATCGTATCGATGAAGTGATTGAAATGGAACAGGAGCTCGCCTATCTCATCGTTCGTTTTCACGGTTATACGGCGCGTAAGGTCGCCCTTGCCCTGTGCAAGGTCCTTCGATATATCGCGTGCGCGCTCGAGCGGGCCGAGGAATACGTTGAGCGTGATGACGACGGCGGCGGCAACGGCGAATATCGATATCCAGAGCGTTATCGCCGCGAAAAGCGCAACGTCATCGATCTCTTTCGTAGCATAGAGGTCGGTCGCGGGGATGGCGAGCGCAATGGAAGTTTTCGCCGCGAAGGGCAGTATGAACACGGCATGGCGTTTCCCCTCGATGAGCATGGGCGTCCATTGTGCGTTCGTGGATGTGGCGTGGACATCGCGTACGAACGTCGGGGATGATGCATCGAGAGAGAGGAGCGTTTTCCCTGCATCGTCGACGATGTATGCGCGGTTCTTCGGGAACGACGCAACAAGCAGCGGGCGCACATCGCGGACACGTGAAAGGACGGCGCATGTCCCCGATGCAGACGATGCTATCGCGGCGAAATACTCGTTCGTGGAGATATGCATGCGCGACATCGCGGCGGTAAGATCGGACGGAATGGCGAATTCCCCGTTGGTCGCGGTGCGATGAGAAAAACCGTCCGCTCCCCGTTCCCATACATGAAGCGTGCCGTCAAGTCCGGCGATGAGCGTGAACGATACGGGTACGTGCGTGCCCCGCAGCAGGATGCTGAGTACCGGGGCGTCATTATCGATCTTTCTTTTTTTCCCGCGCACCGGCACGGTATAGATGTCGGCGATGTCCTGTGCGATGACGCGCTGTTCGGCGAGAGCGGACTCTACGGAAGCGGCGCTTTTGCTGAGCGAGGCGAAGAGCTCCCCGGATTTCTGTGCGCTGACGATGCGTATCTCGGCGCTGTAGTGGATGACGTTCACTATCGTGAGCGAAAGGAGGAACACGAAAAGTATGACCGATATGAATTTATCACGCAGCGGTATGCGCAGATCGGTGGCGAGGTCCTCGGC
It encodes:
- a CDS encoding DUF2062 domain-containing protein — translated: MSDEGRKKGRNGIARGFRVLVILLKRTRTPHRLALGFAIGLFFSILPLPIIGMFIALGLALLFRLNLVSTYAGTLVVNFATGLFFYLLDYKAGTILFGTKFIKPMPSADIARFVADNIREIAVGGIFVASVFGIISYLLVYGIARLFMRRGKPRA
- a CDS encoding transcriptional repressor translates to MICDKAETLKAKGLPVTVQRIAILEYMDGNLDHPSADDIHAALHEKYASISRATIYNNLVTLVSSGLLQEIDIDPEKAHYDSNISTHHHFYCTVCKHLYDVAIACPQLSHRDVDGHRIEQVQGYFLGTCRTCLAAGTGGGHHA
- a CDS encoding DNA-formamidopyrimidine glycosylase family protein is translated as MPELPELQIIINQLKEELQYAYIDSVVARDASISEDIGLISGQKVIEIVRHDKAIYFQLSRDAFMLSLGENAQLMMSTDNARIAHTRVLFRTTRGDLYLVDKSRMSTVTVVSKDETYVPFAGVDPLTKQFNFKMLYRNLKASKANIGDFLRKEKVVAGLGIRYTGKILRASRLPARHPANRIPRSAAEKLFWNIKNILRDAIIKKSPKALDMLDELDGLYDMGIPAEKAPH
- a CDS encoding methyl-accepting chemotaxis protein, whose translation is MNEINGIRRKTASQLRRGILLAPAIAFSIHFIFTPLLFGKLSSHPLLFVYYAVCLLAVFAVILFFIGKWRHGAHIPLGKIYTRVYLVGVLLVGIGSQVALILDGSISFQVILMRAFWMLAITALVYAIAAIWFSHQVRDMPAEDLATDLRIPLRDKFISVILFVFLLSLTIVNVIHYSAEIRIVSAQKSGELFASLSKSAASVESALAEQRVIAQDIADIYTVPVRGKKRKIDNDAPVLSILLRGTHVPVSFTLIAGLDGTLHVWERGADGFSHRTATNGEFAIPSDLTAAMSRMHISTNEYFAAIASSASGTCAVLSRVRDVRPLLVASFPKNRAYIVDDAGKTLLSLDASSPTFVRDVHATSTNAQWTPMLIEGKRHAVFILPFAAKTSIALAIPATDLYATKEIDDVALFAAITLWISIFAVAAAVVITLNVFLGPLERARDISKDLAQGKGDLTRRITVKTNDEIGELLFHFNHFIDTMNYIVNNIKGGTANLNTDLSRMHATVLETAKISATEIESIERSVSSVEEIMRSIGQVGTTTEQQKNAFASVNIAIDELLKSILKISENMQKQSVAISETSSAIEQMTSNILSVAKNVGNADTFAKRLLSEAKTGGDRVDDLVDAIREVEESSSQINEIITVIQSIAEQTNLLAMNAAIEAAHAGEHGKGFAVVADEIRKLAENTAANSQSITVIVKDISTRIEKIVGLAVESGTSLTTILDASGSTANIIAEITAANNELETGGRDILETVKNLNQITDEVKASVDEQMQSGNVVESQVTLLDRITTEVATSISENSSGAREITESMEQLRAIAMKNKQGTAELSKAIDEIAGNFTRFVDLVSAFRTAESGRRAELGSPPAAPRELPAPDVLDR